A region of Jaculus jaculus isolate mJacJac1 chromosome 16, mJacJac1.mat.Y.cur, whole genome shotgun sequence DNA encodes the following proteins:
- the LOC101611120 gene encoding olfactory receptor 2T6-like, translating into MDGNKSFPSDFTLVGLFTHGKASGVIFSVICVIFFMAMMANGVMIFLIHVDVHLHTPMYFLLSHLSFIDMMYISTIVPKMLTDYLAGKKTISFAACTAQYFLYMGFVGAEFFLLGLMAYDRYVAICNPLRYPILMSRRVCWLILASSWFGGALDSFLLTPITMSLPFCASHKIDHFFCEAPTMLRLACGDKAAYEMVMYICCVVMLLVPFSVVAASYARILVVVHGTRSAEGKRKAFATCSSHVLTVTLFYGAALYTYMLPQSYHTPLKDKVFSAFYTILTPLLNPLIYSLRNRDVAGAFERILTLLVGAAKFLQEDLELFSGIVSDLFPFVKKEETGHGILDQAIRKACEKSNLKDVEGFLTKSIQSNETTVMQHDLMLLGAK; encoded by the exons ATGGATGGGAACAAATCCTTCCCCAGTGACTTCACCCTTGTGGGCCTCTTCACCCACGGCAAAGCCTCAGGCGTCATTTTCAGCGTTATCTGTGTCATATTCTTTATGGCCATGATGGCCAACGGAGTCATGATCTTTCTCATCCACGTGGATGTTCACCTCCACACACCCATGTACTTCCTCCTCAGCCACCTCTCCTTCATCGACATGATGTATATCTCCACCATTGTGCCCAAGATGCTGACTGATTACCTCGCGGGGAAGAAGACCATCTCCTTTGCTGCCTGCACAGCCCAGTACTTTCTGTACATGGGCTTCGTAGGAGCCGAGTTCTTCCTGCTGGGACTCATGGCCTATGACCGCTACGTGGCCATCTGCAACCCTCTCCGCTACCCCATCCTCATGAGTCGGCGTGTCTGCTGGTTGATCTTGGCCAGCTCTTGGTTTGGGGGTGCTTTGGACAGTTTCCTCCTCACTCCCATCACCATGAGCCTCCCATTCTGTGCCTCCCACAAGATCGACCACTTCTTCTGCGAGGCCCCCACCATGCTGCGGCTGGCCTGTGGTGACAAGGCGGCCTATGAGATGGTGATGTACATCTGCTGCGTGGTGATGCTGCTGGTCCCCTTCTCCGTGGTGGCTGCATCTTATGCCCGGATCCTCGTCGTGGTGCACGGGACGAGATCAGCCgaagggaagaggaaggcctTTGCCACCTGCTCTTCCCATGTGCTCACTGTGACACTGTTCTACGGGGCTGCCTTATACACCTACATGCTTCCCCAGTCTTACCACACCCCGCTCAAAGATAAGGTCTTTTCTGCCTTCTATACCATCCTAACCCCGTTGTTAAACCCTCTTATCTACAGCCTGAGGAACAGAGATGTAGCAGGGGCTTTTGAAAGG attttgact CTCCTGGTGGGAGCGGCCAAGTTCCTGCAGGAGGACCTCGAGCTCTTCTCAGGAATTGTGTCTGACCTGTTCCCCTTCGTCaagaaggaggaaactggccatgGCATCCTGGACCAGGCCATCCGTAAAGCCTGTGAGAAGAGCAACCTCAAAGATGTGGAGG GCTTCCTGACCAAGAGCATCCAGTCGAATGAGACCACAGTGATGCAGCATGACCTCATGCTTCTTGGAGCCAAGTGA